gtgatttctgccctaAATGTAAGGGGCCTCTCATTCGCGCCTACTTACTGCTACATCTTTTTTCAAGTAGCAATGATGGCTTCCTCCACAATTGCAAGAACCCAACCAATTATAATTTAGCTTTGTGTATTATTTCTGGAGAAAAAAGTAGTGTATCGACCACGCTGAATCATgggtttaaaaataattttgtcctcATTAATCCTTTATGGGGCagatattattttgataatctgTCCATTGACTTGTATCAAGTACATAAGACTCTTGGTCcttatatacatatacattaCACACAAACATATATTTCCCTACCAATTAAAATCAAGTAATATGCGATCATGACTGGTGAATTGTTCTGAATTGCAATATATGCGATAATGCGAGCAGAGAAGTTCCTTGCAAGTTCTTATATACTCATGTAGTAATACTAGTTAATATATAAGAAACAGTTGGTTACAAATTTAAACAAACTTTACTAGCTATTGAGTTTTGTCCAATGATAGCTTTACTCTGCTTAATATATTAGATATATGGGTGATCTCAGTTTCGGAAAGATTTTGTTATCCAACTTGATAAAGTCCTCAGAGTAATAACTATGGTTTGTTTAGTAATGGTTCAAAAAAGTCAGCTGTTCCTACTGCTTGTTTTCATCATATTTTCAGCTATAGCAGCCGAGACTGAAAATCAGGACTGTAAGTTCAGTTCATTTCTGTCTTCTTGTTAGTTTGTGTAACTGTTATATTATTAGTACTTTGAACAACGATTTGTTTTACTCAAGATTCATGTCAGTTTCTGGAATCTGAGCAGTACAAATCGTATGGTTTGTTATTCGGCAGCACTTGACTCTAGGAAATACTTAGTCAACACTAAGATGCATCACCAATAAAGAGGTTCTTTACTTCTGACTATTTGGATTTCTGAAGTAACATAAATTTtggtatcaaattttttttttttgccacgttatgtatatttttttttcataattccaTCACAGGGCCTTAGTTAATGTTACACGTCCTTTCAATTTACGGGAATCTTCAATCTATTTTGAACTATATATTAGATAGTCTTGTTTGATAATTTGGAGATTGAGTTATGATGTTTTTAATATCCGTATGCAGATGTTGCTTTGCTTTCTCTCAAGAATATATGGCAGAATACACCACCCAGTTGGGTGGGTCCGGATCCTTGTGGCAAGGGATGGGAAGGAATTGGGTGCACAAATTCACGTGTGACCTCCATGTAAGCTTTCTGCCTGGTTTTCGCTTTCTAGTTTTTGTTGGCACGTTTGCTTGTTCATGACAATTCTAAATTTTGGTATAAAGCTGACTTTGTATCATTTCAGAATGTTATCAACCACTGGTTTGACAGGCCCGCTTTCTGGAGATTTCGAATTGTTATCTGAATTACAGACTCTGTATGTTTTCTATGTTCACTTTGCCTCTGTTATTTAAGTCTTCAGATTCAATTTCCAACTGATATCCCTGAACCACCATTCAGCTACAAGGAACTGCAGggctcaaaaatataaaaattcacTACTTAATGTTAGTGAAGTTATGGGGAGTATTACTCATGCCTCCAGCCTCATGGTCATTGAGATGTGGATCTCACTGTGGCCGATTTAGGCGATTATATCACAAAAACAATGATTGGagattttactttcttttaaaaTGCCCTAACTAAATCAAATGAAAATCTCAATTCCTCATGCTTATTTGGTAGTAACTTGATCAGTAAGTTTAGTAATGCATTCCTGACTAGCTTCTTTCATATAGGGATCTATCTTACAACTTCCTGACTAGCTTCTTTCATATAGGGATTTATCTTACAACAAGGGCCTGACAGGACCAATCCCACGATCAATTGGGAATTTGAAGAAACTATTGAACTTGTAAGAAAATATTGATTGTTATTAACAGTCTGTGCTGGAACTCAAGTTGGATGGTAAAGATCTTCCTAATTTACTATGTTTCTTTCTTATTTGCATATCAGAATCCTAGCTGGTTGCAGCTTCTCAGGTCCTATTCCTGACACAATAGGATCTCTACAGCAGCTACTCTATCTGTAAGGATTCTGACTCTGTAATTTCTTCAGTAATTCAAATGTTTTACTGCAAAGGACAATATGAATCAAATTCCTTACGGATGCTATCTTCCATGTAATATATGACACAACTTTAGATGAAGGGTCTGGGTGAGACGGAGCACAAACTGGAGACAAACCCAGAACAAGGAAGAGATGGAGGATTGGGTGAGATGGGTCAAGGCaatgagggagagagaaaaaagaaatgagaaggaaaaaggaggaaagaagagaagccgaagagagagaaaaagaaagaaaagattaaaaaaaaaaaaaaaaaaaaaaaaaaaatttacgagagaagagagagagtttaataaatttttttttttttagtttcttgctacagtgcacagttTAGCTATAGCACCATTACTGTAGCATGTATTTTAAGtattagtggtgctaaaaatagctatatagctatttagcaccaCTATTACTAGTGCTCTAAGTCCTGAAAATTTACCATCTCTGTCTGTAATGTACATTTGTGTACACATATACACATAATTCATTCTGAGTTTCTATTGTTAgtgcagtaaaatgaaaggacTAACATACTGTGAAATTTGAAACACTTCGTTGCCTTTATTTGCAGATCTCTGAATTCTAATTACTTTAGTGGACATATTCCGCCTTCCATTGGCAATTTATCCAATCTTCTTTGGCTTGATCTAACTGACAACCAGCTTAATGGACCCATTCCAATCTCTGATGGGATCACACCTGGTCTTGATATGCTACTTAATGCCAGGCACTTGTATGTCAACTCTCTTTGTGAAATGAGCTTGATAGAATAACAATTAAGttattaaattcaccatttcctaatgGCTTAAGTTTTTGAGAgaatcattaatttattatggtATCAGAACAAAAGATATTCAATTTGAACTCCATCTCAACTCTACCTCTCACATGCGTAGGGAATATTAGAAtgatggttaaatgattaaattcactattttatGATAGTTTTAAGTTTTGGGAACGATcaataatttatcaaatttgatttaatttttttcatcctaTGACTTTATTTTCTCCAACTATAACAACCATCTAAGATTCTCTCTTATCCTCAGTCATCTTGGGCAGAATAATCTTTCAGGAACGATCCCACCTCGGCTTTTTAGCTCAGAAATGGTCCTGATACATGTGTAAGATTAGTTATACTTCTAATATCTGGAATCTCTTGGTATAATCAAGTTACATGAAAAGATCTATGCATTATTTGGTTACTTTGATATTGTTAAAATGCATAtgtatatagataatatattgaaagttcaaaaacgtgtacaaaaacacttttgaacgtttagacccccaaaaaccaatttaatcaacacagcaatatgttaaacaactagtgtgcggaaacttaacatatgctataacatggaattgattaaacaactatctaagccacaataaaataaaccacagcagataatgtaaaggcagagatagagaggaaggaagatgcaaacacagcgataacaccagatatgttatcgaagaggaaaccgaagacctcggcgaaaaacctctccgccgccctccaagcggtaatcaatccactagaaaatacagttgggatacaaggacagcaatagaccctccaagcctaatctacccaatgcacctaagccctccaagcttcttgctccaacgaggttgcgccgaacctttttcttttctagctttccggattccgctacttcaccgtagcatcaaccaatgaatattggctccttcctaactgcttcccagaactccaaacgactgtctcacagggatgataatggtgagaaccaggtttggtataaaagcctctcaaggatttgacaatggagaggaagagagtgagggaatttgatgagactctaaggtagagattgtgggtgaaacaatctggtttttctttagggtttctctctcaaaattctctctggaagctctctttcaatcgtgggttaaaagggtatttatactgaagaggagtggaatgcgaaacgtcaggtttttccaaaacaggggtggctcgcggcttgacctcgcggcttgactgagtcgcgagttccagtcgcgagttaaccgtatggccagttgtcctgttttgtcctgtagtgctccagctagcatgactgttcatcttccagcatgcttggcacgtgtgcatcttctggcgggttgaagccgcgagtccagtcgcgagtcccagccgcgacactctgttttcttgcacactcttgagcaatcttcacactatctcactcactacccttacaacaatcccacctaaatacagggttactaaatgctgaattacaagcaaatttggcacggaataaagccaattagatggttgaataaattcaaccttacatatatatCTAATAGCCCCACTAAACTTACATTATTTTTCTGTTACATGTTTAATCATTATTCATTAATAGCTTCTTTCACAtgttacaccttttttttttcttttttaattttttagtgaatAGGTATTGTCTCCCAAAATTGCATCTTGATATATTGTGGTAATGTTAACCATGACTTTCTTTATTTGCAGTAGTCTCCCTTAGATGGAGATAACACACACACGCATGCATGTAGAGTAGATATTTTGCATCATCTTTTgcttttcaacaaaaaatatctTGGAATTTCTACATTACTTTCTATCAACTCATTGATTCTTCTGGCAGGCTTTTGGATGGCAACCAACTGACTGGCAGCATTCCTTCCACCCTTGGACTTGTGCAAGCCTTGGAGGTGCTGTGAGTATCTGTCACACACTCCAGAAAATTCACCAGAGATTTCTATTGGCTATGGATTTCTGATAAGTTATTGTtgtttaatatttgtttttggcTATAGGCGCATTGATGGGAATGCATTGAGTGGGCTTGTGCCTTCAAACTTCAACAATCTTACAAATCTTAATCACATGTAAGAAGGAAAAAGAGACATGCCAAATTAAGCTATATATTTGCTTGAGAAAGGTTTTTATGACCTGGTGTGGAAACATTATAAGACTTGCTTTTTTATGATATATAGTTTTTTTCAGGTTCTTGTCCAACAATAAACTAACTGGTCCTCTGCCCAACCTTACTGGCATGATCTTCCTCAGCTACGTGTAAGTAATAATGACATTACTAACATATGAATATCAATGTTAGTGTGGGCTTAAGTAAATCGTTTGTTAGACTTATAACAAAAATGATCATTTAAGCCTTTACAGCCCACCAAAGAAGATGCTCAGTCGCCTAACAATATCTAGTTCTCTTGGTTTTGAGTTTCATTTGTTGACTGAGATGATTTTGGCAGGGATATCAGCAATAATACCTTTGATGGATCAGACGCTCCTCCATGGTTCCcaaccttacaatctttgaCAACAttgtattctctctctctctctctctctctctcactctctctctctctcacacacacaatgTGTGTGTCTCTGCTCAAACATGCATTTGTGTGAAACAACGGTGTTTATTTTTCCAGGATATGAGAAGAAATGTGCTTTTCTTTTTCGACCTCAGGTTTAAATTATTCAATACTGATGTAAAACTTGTCTACCTTGCATGGCAGAATAATGGAAAACACACAACTTCAAGGACAATTTCCAGTTGCCCTATTCAGCTTACCCCTTCTACAGACTGTGTGAGTATCAGGCTATCAGATTGTCCAAAGTAGCATTACACTCATTGCAATGGATGTTGAGAAATCCAAATTGAACAAATTAGTAATTCCTTTGTATGAAGCCTAAGGAGGGTAGTTACACTCATTGCAATGGATGATGATTATAAGGCAATTATTCTGACATGTCGTAACAGGgtactaaagaaaaaccagCTCAATGGCTCCTTGGTTATTGGCACCACCCATAGCAACCAACTCAAACTCATCGATTTGCAgttcaattttatttcttacttaGAAGAAAAGGAAGCATACAATGGTACATTGAAGTAAGATGAATTTCCTAGTAACTTTGGCCCATTCTATTTTAGAGTATTAAAAGGACCAACTAGTTTTTTGGAAGTTAAATTTCCAGGATAATGTACTCATTGTTCTATAGCCTATAATAGTTATGTCTCATTAATATGGATACACTGTATTATCTTCTACAGACTGGAGGACAACCCAATCTGTGGGGTGACAGGAAATCTAAGTAGTTACTGCACAGTTTCCCTCTCCAATGCCTCATATTCGACACAAAAAGTTGATTGCGAGCCTGTTCCCTGCAGTTCAAATCAGATTTCAAGCCCCTACTGTAGGTGTGCATATCCATACACAGGAACCCTCTTCTTCGAAACTCTGTCCTTCTCAGACTTGGGGAACAATACTTACTACAACAAACTTGAGGAATCTCTCATGCATTCTTTTCACTCCCATCAACTTCCTGTGGATTCAGTCTCTCTGACTCTGAGTAATCCCATTACGGCTTCATCTGAGTATCTTGAAGTGAAGCTAAAAGTCTTTCCTTATGGCCAAGTTAGTTTCAATCTAACGGGAATTTCTAGTATTGGGTTCATGCTTAGCAACCAGACTTTCAAGCCACCCGCACTTTTTGGACCTTTCTATTTTATCGGTGATAAGTATGAGAAATATACAGGTAATTCTATGTTTAAATGATAATAATTTCTGTGTTTTTTAGTAATTATCTTGATGCATCTCTCTTCATGCTAACAGAATCAAAAAAGTCATCAAGAAGTAGTATTGTGATTGAAGTTGTAGTTGGTGGTTCCATTCTGCTGTTGGTAATACTCCTTGCAGGGAT
This DNA window, taken from Quercus robur chromosome 2, dhQueRobu3.1, whole genome shotgun sequence, encodes the following:
- the LOC126710771 gene encoding leucine-rich repeat receptor protein kinase HPCA1-like isoform X1 translates to MVCLVMVQKSQLFLLLVFIIFSAIAAETENQDYVALLSLKNIWQNTPPSWVGPDPCGKGWEGIGCTNSRVTSIMLSTTGLTGPLSGDFELLSELQTLDLSYNKGLTGPIPRSIGNLKKLLNLILAGCSFSGPIPDTIGSLQQLLYLSLNSNYFSGHIPPSIGNLSNLLWLDLTDNQLNGPIPISDGITPGLDMLLNARHFHLGQNNLSGTIPPRLFSSEMVLIHVLLDGNQLTGSIPSTLGLVQALEVLRIDGNALSGLVPSNFNNLTNLNHMFLSNNKLTGPLPNLTGMIFLSYVDISNNTFDGSDAPPWFPTLQSLTTLIMENTQLQGQFPVALFSLPLLQTVVLKKNQLNGSLVIGTTHSNQLKLIDLQFNFISYLEEKEAYNGTLKLEDNPICGVTGNLSSYCTVSLSNASYSTQKVDCEPVPCSSNQISSPYCRCAYPYTGTLFFETLSFSDLGNNTYYNKLEESLMHSFHSHQLPVDSVSLTLSNPITASSEYLEVKLKVFPYGQVSFNLTGISSIGFMLSNQTFKPPALFGPFYFIGDKYEKYTESKKSSRSSIVIEVVVGGSILLLVILLAGIYVLHTKKRAERAIEHTSHFSAQLDKSNKGGSVIKVKGVGWFSLKELEKYTNHFSVANEIGSGGYGKVYQGSLPTGQLIAIKRAKKESMQGGLEFKTEIELLSRVHHKNLVSLMGFCFEKGEQILVYEYVSNGSLKDSLSGKSGITLDWMRRLRVALGVARGLAYLHEFANPPIIHRDIKSGNILLDESLNAKVSDFGLSKPIDDSEGSHVITQVKGTMGYMDPEYYMTHKLTEKSDVYSFGVLMLELLTARKPIEHGKYIVREVQETMDKTKDLFNHPEFLDPAIGLGTTLKGLKNFVDLAMRCVKELGSDRPMMVEVVKEIENIMELASVNPDVDSTSTSASYEETSKRSSLDPGYSYS
- the LOC126710771 gene encoding leucine-rich repeat receptor protein kinase HPCA1-like isoform X5 — its product is MVCLVMVQKSQLFLLLVFIIFSAIAAETENQDYVALLSLKNIWQNTPPSWVGPDPCGKGWEGIGCTNSRVTSIMLSTTGLTGPLSGDFELLSELQTLDLSYNKGLTGPIPRSIGNLKKLLNLILAGCSFSGPIPDTIGSLQQLLYLSLNSNYFSGHIPPSIGNLSNLLWLDLTDNQLNGPIPISDGITPGLDMLLNARHFHLGQNNLSGTIPPRLFSSEMVLIHVLLDGNQLTGSIPSTLGLVQALEVLRIDGNALSGLVPSNFNNLTNLNHMFLSNNKLTGPLPNLTGMIFLSYVDISNNTFDGSDAPPWFPTLQSLTTLIMENTQLQGQFPVALFSLPLLQTVVLKKNQLNGSLVIGTTHSNQLKLIDLQFNFISYLEEKEAYNGTLKLEDNPICGVTGNLSSYCTVSLSNASYSTQKVDCEPVPCSSNQISSPYCRCAYPYTGTLFFETLSFSDLGNNTYYNKLEESLMHSFHSHQLPVDSVSLTLSNPITASSEYLEVKLKVFPYGQVSFNLTGISSIGFMLSNQTFKPPALFGPFYFIGDKYEKYTESKKSSRSSIVIEVVVGGSILLLVILLAGIYVLHTKKRAERAIEHTSHFSAQLDKSNKGGSVIKVKGVGWFSLKELEKYTNHFSVANEIGSGGYGKVYQGSLPTGQLIAIKRAKKESMQGGLEFKTEIELLSRVHHKNLVSLMGFCFEKGEQILVYEYVSNGSLKDSLSGLHGSRILHDP
- the LOC126710771 gene encoding leucine-rich repeat receptor protein kinase HPCA1-like isoform X3, yielding MVCLVMVQKSQLFLLLVFIIFSAIAAETENQDYVALLSLKNIWQNTPPSWVGPDPCGKGWEGIGCTNSRVTSIMLSTTGLTGPLSGDFELLSELQTLDLSYNKGLTGPIPRSIGNLKKLLNLILAGCSFSGPIPDTIGSLQQLLYLSLNSNYFSGHIPPSIGNLSNLLWLDLTDNQLNGPIPISDGITPGLDMLLNARHLLLDGNQLTGSIPSTLGLVQALEVLRIDGNALSGLVPSNFNNLTNLNHMFLSNNKLTGPLPNLTGMIFLSYVDISNNTFDGSDAPPWFPTLQSLTTLIMENTQLQGQFPVALFSLPLLQTVVLKKNQLNGSLVIGTTHSNQLKLIDLQFNFISYLEEKEAYNGTLKLEDNPICGVTGNLSSYCTVSLSNASYSTQKVDCEPVPCSSNQISSPYCRCAYPYTGTLFFETLSFSDLGNNTYYNKLEESLMHSFHSHQLPVDSVSLTLSNPITASSEYLEVKLKVFPYGQVSFNLTGISSIGFMLSNQTFKPPALFGPFYFIGDKYEKYTESKKSSRSSIVIEVVVGGSILLLVILLAGIYVLHTKKRAERAIEHTSHFSAQLDKSNKGGSVIKVKGVGWFSLKELEKYTNHFSVANEIGSGGYGKVYQGSLPTGQLIAIKRAKKESMQGGLEFKTEIELLSRVHHKNLVSLMGFCFEKGEQILVYEYVSNGSLKDSLSGKSGITLDWMRRLRVALGVARGLAYLHEFANPPIIHRDIKSGNILLDESLNAKVSDFGLSKPIDDSEGSHVITQVKGTMGYMDPEYYMTHKLTEKSDVYSFGVLMLELLTARKPIEHGKYIVREVQETMDKTKDLFNHPEFLDPAIGLGTTLKGLKNFVDLAMRCVKELGSDRPMMVEVVKEIENIMELASVNPDVDSTSTSASYEETSKRSSLDPGYSYS
- the LOC126710771 gene encoding leucine-rich repeat receptor protein kinase HPCA1-like isoform X2 — protein: MVCLVMVQKSQLFLLLVFIIFSAIAAETENQDYVALLSLKNIWQNTPPSWVGPDPCGKGWEGIGCTNSRVTSIMLSTTGLTGPLSGDFELLSELQTLDLSYNKGLTGPIPRSIGNLKKLLNLILAGCSFSGPIPDTIGSLQQLLYLSLNSNYFSGHIPPSIGNLSNLLWLDLTDNQLNGPIPISDGITPGLDMLLNARHFHLGQNNLSGTIPPRLFSSEMVLIHVLLDGNQLTGSIPSTLGLVQALEVLRIDGNALSGLVPSNFNNLTNLNHMFLSNNKLTGPLPNLTGMIFLSYVDISNNTFDGSDAPPWFPTLQSLTTLIMENTQLQGQFPVALFSLPLLQTVVLKKNQLNGSLVIGTTHSNQLKLIDLQFNFISYLEEKEAYNGTLKLEDNPICGVTGNLSSYCTVSLSNASYSTQKVDCEPVPCSSNQISSPYCRCAYPYTGTLFFETLSFSDLGNNTYYNKLEESLMHSFHSHQLPVDSVSLTLSNPITASSEYLEVKLKVFPYGQVSFNLTGISSIGFMLSNQTFKPPALFGPFYFIGDKYEKYTESKKSSRSSIVIEVVVGGSILLLVILLAGIYVLHTKKRAERAIEHTSHFSQLDKSNKGGSVIKVKGVGWFSLKELEKYTNHFSVANEIGSGGYGKVYQGSLPTGQLIAIKRAKKESMQGGLEFKTEIELLSRVHHKNLVSLMGFCFEKGEQILVYEYVSNGSLKDSLSGKSGITLDWMRRLRVALGVARGLAYLHEFANPPIIHRDIKSGNILLDESLNAKVSDFGLSKPIDDSEGSHVITQVKGTMGYMDPEYYMTHKLTEKSDVYSFGVLMLELLTARKPIEHGKYIVREVQETMDKTKDLFNHPEFLDPAIGLGTTLKGLKNFVDLAMRCVKELGSDRPMMVEVVKEIENIMELASVNPDVDSTSTSASYEETSKRSSLDPGYSYS
- the LOC126710771 gene encoding leucine-rich repeat receptor protein kinase HPCA1-like isoform X4: MLSTTGLTGPLSGDFELLSELQTLDLSYNKGLTGPIPRSIGNLKKLLNLILAGCSFSGPIPDTIGSLQQLLYLSLNSNYFSGHIPPSIGNLSNLLWLDLTDNQLNGPIPISDGITPGLDMLLNARHFHLGQNNLSGTIPPRLFSSEMVLIHVLLDGNQLTGSIPSTLGLVQALEVLRIDGNALSGLVPSNFNNLTNLNHMFLSNNKLTGPLPNLTGMIFLSYVDISNNTFDGSDAPPWFPTLQSLTTLIMENTQLQGQFPVALFSLPLLQTVVLKKNQLNGSLVIGTTHSNQLKLIDLQFNFISYLEEKEAYNGTLKLEDNPICGVTGNLSSYCTVSLSNASYSTQKVDCEPVPCSSNQISSPYCRCAYPYTGTLFFETLSFSDLGNNTYYNKLEESLMHSFHSHQLPVDSVSLTLSNPITASSEYLEVKLKVFPYGQVSFNLTGISSIGFMLSNQTFKPPALFGPFYFIGDKYEKYTESKKSSRSSIVIEVVVGGSILLLVILLAGIYVLHTKKRAERAIEHTSHFSAQLDKSNKGGSVIKVKGVGWFSLKELEKYTNHFSVANEIGSGGYGKVYQGSLPTGQLIAIKRAKKESMQGGLEFKTEIELLSRVHHKNLVSLMGFCFEKGEQILVYEYVSNGSLKDSLSGKSGITLDWMRRLRVALGVARGLAYLHEFANPPIIHRDIKSGNILLDESLNAKVSDFGLSKPIDDSEGSHVITQVKGTMGYMDPEYYMTHKLTEKSDVYSFGVLMLELLTARKPIEHGKYIVREVQETMDKTKDLFNHPEFLDPAIGLGTTLKGLKNFVDLAMRCVKELGSDRPMMVEVVKEIENIMELASVNPDVDSTSTSASYEETSKRSSLDPGYSYS